Proteins found in one Quercus robur chromosome 2, dhQueRobu3.1, whole genome shotgun sequence genomic segment:
- the LOC126707411 gene encoding uncharacterized protein LOC126707411 → MADSASGSGCSCFRLFDFRQKQSNDNESKHLLQQKAEHSMQVTGVLAGLKWNTFMKKFSRFGINKNKKEKNRFQYDPRSYALNFDDRFDNDEDASVISFTSRFAAPMRDHEEQRRTESGQ, encoded by the coding sequence aTGGCCGATTCCGCTTCTGGGTCAGGGTGTAGCTGTTTTCGGCTTTTTGACTTCAGACAGAAGCAAAGCAACGACAATGAAAGCAAACATCTTTTACAGCAAAAAGCAGAACACAGTATGCAGGTTACAGGAGTATTGGCCGGGCTGAAGTGGAATACTTTTATGAAAAAGTTCAGCCGATTCGGTATTAACAAgaacaagaaagagaagaacAGGTTTCAGTATGATCCGCGGAGTTACGCGCTTAATTTTGATGACCGTTTTGATAACGACGAAGACGCTTCGGTTATTAGTTTTACGTCGAGGTTTGCTGCTCCTATGCGTGATCATGAAGAACAGCGGAGAACCGAGTCAGGACAGTGA
- the LOC126707402 gene encoding uncharacterized protein LOC126707402: MAALYEKPLKENEEGEAMYDYDEDSASGSGCCCFRLLGFRPQRKRNDNESKYLLQQKGELRESWWKNKLNKVKQVTEVSAGPKWKTFVRKFSGFGINKNKKDRNKFQYDPQSYALNFDGGFDSEEDDLILGFSQRFAAPIHNHEEQRRIGSGM; encoded by the coding sequence atggcTGCCCTTTACGAAAAACCATTAAAGGAGAATGAAGAAGGAGAAGCTATGTATGACTATGATGAAGATTCTGCTTCTGGGTCAGGGTGTTGTTGTTTTCGGCTTTTGGGGTTCAGACCacagagaaaaagaaatgacaACGAAAGCAAATATCTTTTGCAGCAAAAGGGAGAGCTCAGGGAATCATGGTGGAAGAATAAACTGAATAAGGTTAAGCAGGTAACAGAAGTATCAGCCGGGCCCAAGTGGAAGACTTTTGTGAGAAAGTTCAGCGGATTTGGGATTAACAAGAACAAGAAAGATAGGAACAAGTTTCAGTATGATCCACAGAGTTATGCTCTTAATTTTGATGGTGGTTTTGATAGTGAGGAAGATGACCTGATCCTTGGTTTTTCGCAGAGGTTTGCTGCTCCTATTCATAATCACGAAGAACAGCGGAGAATTGGATCAGGAATGTGA